The genomic DNA AAGTTCATTCCACGGGAGAAGATAACCACTGAAACCAAATGTAAGAGAGAAAATCAAAAGCAAGAAACCAGTCACCCAAGTTAACTCCCTTGGCTTGCGATATGCTTTTGTGAAATAAACACTAAACATATGAATAAAAACAGCAAGTATCATCAAATTTGCAGACCAGCTGTGAATTGAACGAATAAGCCAACCAAATTTAACCTTTGAAACTATAAATTGAACACTTTCATAAGAGCTATCCTCCCCAACCCTATAATAAAGCAATAAAAGGATGCCGGTTACAACTTGAATTATAAATAAGAATAAACTCACCCCACCAAAATAATACCAGATTGAATGCCTATGCCAAGGCACAGTTTTATGCGACATAAACTCAATAAAACTACGAATTTTATACCTTTCATCAAACCAGTTGAAAAACTTTTCCCCGAGCCCACCCATATCTTATCCTTCTTTTGTTATATAAATTTCGTCCCCTTTTATCACAACACGAAATGCCTCAAGAGGTCTTGGTGGAGGACCCGATATATTTCTCCCGTTCAAATCATACTTCCCGTTATGGCAAGCGCACCAGATTGCTTTCATATCACTACGATACTGGACTGTACAATCAAGATGTGTGCAAACTGCGGAAAAAGCACGAAATTCACCTGTCTCAAGCCGAATTAAAAGACCAGGTTTACTCCCAAACTTAAAAATTGTCCCCGTGCCTGGTTTGAAATCATCAATTTTCCCAACCTTCACACTTTTCACTTTTGCCTCAGGCATTTTAGGAGGATTGATATACCGAAAGATTGGATATAGAACAGAGACAAGCCAACCTAAAAAACCAAATCCCAAAATATAACTTAAAAAATCACGCCTTGACCTTTTAAAATCAGAATTCATTAGATTTATCAATTTCTTTTTTCTTTATTTAAAAAACATAAGAGGGCATATCCCATACATTCAGGATATGCCCTAAATCCCAAATCATTCTGCCTTTGGAAGTGGATGAGCTATTTTTGGCCACTCTTTCTTAAAATCAAACCCTTTAAATGTTGGACTTTGCTCATTGTGGCAGGTCTTGCAAAGTTTTTCTGCACTCCCATCTGAAACCAAAACAAGCACAAGCCCGTTCTTTACTGCTTCTTCTCTGTTTTGCATAATCTTCAAAGTTTTATAGTCTGACCCTGGACCATGGCAAGCTTCACATTGAACGCCGTCTTCAACTTTAAATTTCTCTAAAAACGCTTCCTTTGGAGCGCCATAACCTGTGACATGGCATTTCAAACACTCGGGCGCCTCATGCGGGGGAACTTTAATCCCCTTTTCTTGTGCGATTTTCTTCGCCTCTTCCGTCTTCAATGTCTCATATGCCTTTGCATGCTTGCTTGCCTGCCAAATCTCAAACATTTTCCCTTTCTTTTCACCCTTATGACATGGTGCACAAACTGCAACGCCAACATACTTATGTTTAGGTGCCTCTTGTGAGATCAAATAACCCAAAACGAGTGGAACCAAAAGTAAAACGAGCAAATATCTTTTCATTTTTCCTCCATATGTTAATTTTTGTTTTGCGTATTTATTTTAACAAAAACAAATCAAAATGTCAATCTCGCTCTCCAACCATAGGGGAACTAATTCGCCTTTTCATATCACGAAGGACATCAACAACAAGACCATAATTATGCAAACCCGATGCACTCCATTTCTCAATTTCAAACACAATCTTTAAAATTTCATCTTTATCTTTTCCTTGATACTTTGGAGCTAAGTCCTTGATTTCGGCAATTAACTTCCTTACATCATCCTTCCATTCAACGGCCATATTGTCATAACCAGATTCATGACAATTAAGACACACTTTCTCACTTGGTTTTACAACCTTATTGTTCACAACATGACAATCAACGCATTCAACCCCTGCTTGGCTCATAACATCAGGACTTCCCCTGCCCATAAAAGTCCCCTCATAAATTCTATTTGACTCCAAATGGCATGTTTTACAATCCTGAGATGCAATCTTCTGATGATGGCATGAATTACACCTATCCTTCGTTAAAATTAATTCACCGTGCTTTCTTGCGTTTGAATGACATACATTGCAATTTAAATTATTTTCCTGAACATGTTTTGCGTGTGAAAAGATAGTGCCGTAAATAGAATTTGATATGTTCTCAATACCAGTATGGCAATTTGCACATTCACTTGGGACTTTTGAAGAAGAAAATCTCTTTGGAAGATCATAATTTACCTTTGCTAACCTTAAAGCTTCGGCAAGATATTCATAACCTTTTGAAATTATTTGATCTGAATATGTTATGTTGTGAACCGCTTTACCTGCTTCAACAATTTGAACTGCGCTTTTCGCCTTTTCAATATATTGCTTTGCCTCGGAAACATTTACAAGCGAATCAACAATGCTAATCTGCTCCTTTAATTGTTTTATCTTTTTATCAGCGCCCTCCTCCCACAGTGCAAGAAGTTTTGCATAGCCCTTTCCGTGACATACCTCGCACGATTGTGGTTTTGCAACCTTAACCTTTGCTTTACCGATCAGCTCCTCGTGAAAAACATGACAGCTTGCACAACTCAAACCAGCTTCAAACATTGGATTCGGGTGACCCTTTAACCCGTTCATATCTTTCCCAGTGAACAAAAATAACTGCTGTTTATGCTCACCCACATGACAAGCGCTACATTCAAGCTCCTCTTCGGGATTTATTTTTCTAATTTTATGTTGAATTGTGAGATGACATTGTATACATTCAATCTTGTGCTCCGTTATATGAACTCTATGTAACAAAGTCGTATTTTCATATTGACTCAAACGAGCATGATCAAAATGACAAGAATAACAATTTTCTCTTGGAACAAACCCATCACCAATCACTGTATTAACATGACAGCGTGTGCATTCAATTTTTCTCTCTACAATGCTGGAATGATCATATTTATACTTTGACATCTCCTCTTTTGGAATAGACTCCCAATGATGGCATGTTTGGCAACTTGACAATTTTTTGTAAGTTACAAATTCAACATCACCATCTCGTTTGAAATGACAGAGAAAACAAGTTGTTTCAGTAACAGTAATATGTTCCCCTTGAACTATTTGCGAATGACAACTTGTGCATCTTAATT from Candidatus Kryptobacter tengchongensis includes the following:
- a CDS encoding cytochrome b6-f complex iron-sulfur subunit, which encodes MNSDFKRSRRDFLSYILGFGFLGWLVSVLYPIFRYINPPKMPEAKVKSVKVGKIDDFKPGTGTIFKFGSKPGLLIRLETGEFRAFSAVCTHLDCTVQYRSDMKAIWCACHNGKYDLNGRNISGPPPRPLEAFRVVIKGDEIYITKEG
- a CDS encoding Cytochrome c554 and c-prime; its protein translation is MKRYLLVLLLVPLVLGYLISQEAPKHKYVGVAVCAPCHKGEKKGKMFEIWQASKHAKAYETLKTEEAKKIAQEKGIKVPPHEAPECLKCHVTGYGAPKEAFLEKFKVEDGVQCEACHGPGSDYKTLKIMQNREEAVKNGLVLVLVSDGSAEKLCKTCHNEQSPTFKGFDFKKEWPKIAHPLPKAE
- a CDS encoding Class III cytochrome C family protein gives rise to the protein MIRKMKKVGKLGLKIGIGVLAFLFVLAFSAEFTSRPSFCPTCHYMEPFYESWKTSTHRDVTCVRCHFPPGLAGTVRGKLEGLVQVVNYFARSYTKRKPWAEISDESCLQSGCHETRLLKGKVIFKGVVFDHTPHLEEMRRGKKLRCTSCHSQIVQGEHITVTETTCFLCHFKRDGDVEFVTYKKLSSCQTCHHWESIPKEEMSKYKYDHSSIVERKIECTRCHVNTVIGDGFVPRENCYSCHFDHARLSQYENTTLLHRVHITEHKIECIQCHLTIQHKIRKINPEEELECSACHVGEHKQQLFLFTGKDMNGLKGHPNPMFEAGLSCASCHVFHEELIGKAKVKVAKPQSCEVCHGKGYAKLLALWEEGADKKIKQLKEQISIVDSLVNVSEAKQYIEKAKSAVQIVEAGKAVHNITYSDQIISKGYEYLAEALRLAKVNYDLPKRFSSSKVPSECANCHTGIENISNSIYGTIFSHAKHVQENNLNCNVCHSNARKHGELILTKDRCNSCHHQKIASQDCKTCHLESNRIYEGTFMGRGSPDVMSQAGVECVDCHVVNNKVVKPSEKVCLNCHESGYDNMAVEWKDDVRKLIAEIKDLAPKYQGKDKDEILKIVFEIEKWSASGLHNYGLVVDVLRDMKRRISSPMVGERD